A single window of Narcine bancroftii isolate sNarBan1 chromosome 13, sNarBan1.hap1, whole genome shotgun sequence DNA harbors:
- the LOC138748030 gene encoding probable G-protein coupled receptor 139, producing the protein MVILSRGNCGLSRCITRYLVAMAAADLMVVLVAIIMQQINFIYLFAYFLFKSPLCAVILVLQLVTSHCSVWFTVAFTFDRYMAICCEKLRMHYCTERTATVVIATAAAGSVAVSIPLFFAVDPRRCVPTAEYMTSTSWSSYELFIIIITPLSPIGLITLFNALTIRYITAANRLRRELRCSGQKQKDPEVDKRRNSMILLFAISTNFILLWMPQFVHSIKWQKQNYFYTDRYFSTPIYILQQLGFMLRMLNTCTNTCIYALTQRRFREQLKSGFKYLITING; encoded by the coding sequence ATGGTGATCCTGTCACGCGGAAATTGTGGTCTCTCTAGATGTATCACTCGCTATTTGGTGGCGATGGCAGCAGCAGATCTGATGGTGGTCCTCGTTGCTATTATAATGCAACaaattaactttatttatttatttgcatatttcTTGTTCAAATCTCCATTGTGCGCTGTGATCCTTGTCCTGCAGCTCGTAACCTCGCACTGTTCTGTTTGGTTCACTGTTGCTTTCACTTTCGATCGCTACATGGCCATCTGCTGTGAGAAATTGCGAATGCATTACTGCACCGAGAGAACGGCGACCGTGGTGATAGCGACCGCTGCTGCAGGGAGCGTTGCTGTGTCTATACCATTGTTCTTCGCAGTGGATCCACGGCGCTGCGTTCCAACGGCTGAATATATGACATCAACGTCTTGGTCATCTTAtgaattatttattattattattacccCGTTATCTCCAATTGGTTTAATTACGCTCTTTAATGCATTAACCATCAGATATATTACCGCTGCGAACAGATTGCGGCGGGAACTGCGCTGCAGCGGTCAGAAACAGAAAGACCCAGAGGTGGACAAACGGAGAAATTCTATGATTTTGTTATTCGCGATTTCTACCAATTTCATTTTACTCTGGATGCCCCAGTTTGTACATTCGATTAAATGGCAAAAACAAAACTATTTCTACACTGACAGATATTTCAGCACGCCGATCTATATCCTGCAACAATTGGGATTCATGTTACGAATGCTCAATACCTGCACCAACACGTGTATCTATGCGCTGACTCAGAGGAGATTCAGGGAGCAACTGAAGAGTGGATTTAAATATCTGATCACAATAAACGGATAA